In a single window of the Nodularia spumigena CCY9414 genome:
- a CDS encoding FHA domain-containing protein: MTNLQIQLTWEDPATGERREPTLSAPIAFGREFVRLPAELQGRRVARMLLNSNEISRYHALVDWEQNQLVVIDQNSINGVFINGQRQNRGVLTNGDTLQIGPYMITVMFGVNATTQATTPPSIIQFNPNTNIPDPGLPPVPPTPLSSNFPPPAFKAELVAVQALHATGLPVDECDYLAVGAGLGSFIWVDLLRISGVRAEKIIALGLDKEPYARYKSLCLNSQIPLHERLRSNSDSCPDNIWGWPSYALREAGRDVTKGHLNSAFKYLWQVFAEPTFAETYTPRAGNVFDSIDREVKRIGWNQIYRYGRVRAIRKTDDGRYCVAYSRSPGNYAFIVSRYLHLATGYPAIQFLPDLQAYREKYQDFKSVVNAYEAHDHVYQQLEQQGGTVLIRGRGIVASRIIQRINEARKHNRQITVLHLMRSPKPQGNKFQKAQRQVKNHYEFQPFNWPKACWGGELRVMLEKATPDERQRLLKDWGGTTTADRQDWQQITEQGLSEGWYQITFGEVKAVEQDAQNRTITHIQEKGLGEMKLAADFIVDATGLDAKVKASPLLEDIVKHYNLPLNHMERLVVTNNFEIPEMRNGKGQIYAAGAITLGGPYAAVDSFLGLQYSALVAVDGLAASRAPGLHRLNMLTSSAQWLKWIFNQSP; encoded by the coding sequence ATGACTAATTTACAAATTCAATTAACTTGGGAAGATCCAGCGACGGGGGAACGGCGAGAACCAACTTTGAGTGCGCCAATTGCTTTTGGTCGTGAATTCGTCCGTTTACCGGCTGAACTTCAGGGACGGCGTGTAGCTAGAATGCTACTTAACAGTAATGAAATTTCCCGTTATCATGCTCTGGTTGACTGGGAACAAAACCAGCTAGTAGTAATTGACCAAAACAGCATTAATGGTGTATTTATTAACGGTCAACGACAAAACCGTGGTGTTCTAACTAACGGTGATACTTTACAAATTGGCCCCTACATGATCACGGTGATGTTTGGTGTCAACGCCACCACCCAAGCTACCACCCCGCCGTCAATAATTCAGTTTAACCCCAATACCAATATCCCAGACCCTGGCTTACCACCAGTCCCGCCAACACCTTTATCTAGCAATTTTCCCCCACCAGCATTTAAGGCTGAATTGGTCGCGGTGCAAGCACTTCACGCCACAGGTTTACCCGTGGATGAATGCGATTATCTGGCAGTTGGGGCAGGATTAGGTAGTTTTATTTGGGTTGATTTGTTGCGAATTAGTGGTGTCCGGGCTGAAAAAATCATTGCTTTGGGATTAGACAAAGAACCTTATGCGCGTTATAAAAGCCTTTGTCTGAATTCGCAAATTCCCTTACATGAAAGATTGCGATCTAATTCTGATTCTTGTCCTGATAATATTTGGGGATGGCCTAGTTATGCTTTGCGCGAAGCTGGGCGTGACGTTACCAAAGGTCATCTCAATTCAGCATTCAAATATTTATGGCAAGTTTTCGCTGAACCCACCTTTGCCGAAACTTATACACCTCGTGCGGGTAATGTCTTCGATTCCATAGACAGGGAAGTTAAGCGCATTGGCTGGAATCAAATTTATCGTTATGGGCGCGTTAGGGCTATTCGCAAAACAGATGATGGCAGATATTGTGTAGCCTATTCTCGCAGTCCCGGAAATTATGCTTTTATAGTTAGTCGTTATTTACATTTAGCTACTGGGTATCCCGCAATTCAATTTCTCCCAGATTTGCAAGCTTATAGAGAAAAATATCAAGATTTTAAGTCTGTTGTCAATGCTTATGAAGCGCACGACCATGTTTATCAGCAACTAGAACAACAAGGTGGTACTGTGTTGATTCGCGGACGGGGAATTGTGGCTTCGCGAATTATCCAAAGAATTAATGAGGCCAGAAAGCACAATCGTCAAATTACAGTTTTGCATTTAATGCGATCGCCTAAACCCCAAGGCAACAAATTTCAAAAAGCACAGCGACAAGTCAAAAATCATTACGAATTTCAGCCCTTTAACTGGCCTAAAGCTTGTTGGGGCGGAGAACTCCGCGTCATGCTCGAAAAAGCCACCCCTGACGAACGCCAGCGCCTACTAAAAGACTGGGGTGGTACTACCACCGCCGACCGCCAAGACTGGCAGCAAATAACTGAACAAGGGTTAAGTGAAGGTTGGTATCAAATAACCTTTGGTGAAGTAAAAGCTGTGGAACAAGATGCTCAAAACCGGACTATTACCCATATCCAGGAAAAAGGCTTGGGAGAAATGAAACTAGCAGCCGACTTTATTGTTGATGCTACCGGACTCGATGCCAAAGTCAAAGCCAGCCCTTTGCTAGAGGATATTGTCAAACATTACAACTTACCCCTGAATCATATGGAGCGTTTAGTTGTCACAAATAATTTTGAAATACCAGAAATGCGGAATGGCAAAGGACAGATATATGCAGCCGGAGCAATTACATTGGGTGGCCCCTATGCAGCCGTCGATAGTTTCCTAGGTTTGCAATATTCAGCATTAGTCGCCGTTGATGGACTCGCCGCCTCCCGTGCGCCCGGACTTCACCGCTTAAATATGCTAACTTCCTCTGCACAGTGGCTAAAGTGGATATTTAATCAATCCCCATAA
- a CDS encoding BamA/TamA family outer membrane protein — MRLSPVWVAMVAIATPLGGSPSANAQTINSSKQTAEVFTPEINQAVPASEILNFHSNSTENQSVVPVFSAKSVQKTKSEVIIPTLTTPEVAQTSETTANLLIQQPNSVAKIAPPVIGQAVPSPTPETTPNLENSNTPNATPNAEEPRVLVSEVVVRPETGELTPELENQVFRVIGTQPGRTTTRSQLQEDINAIFGTGFFANVQAVPEDTPLGVRVSFVVQANPVLSKVEVQANPGTDVPSVLPPSTVDEVFSEQYGQVLNLRELQENIKQLTQKYQEKGYVLANVIGSPQISENGVVTLQVAEGVVENIKVRFRDREGRETDEKGEPIAGRTQEYIITRELELSPGDVFNRDTVQKDLQRVFGLGLFEDVNVSLDPGTDPTKVDVVVNVAERSTGSIAAGAGFSSASGLFGTVSYQQQNLAGRNQNLGAEVQVGQRELLFDLRFTDPWIAGDPYRTSYTANLFRRSSISLIFDGQDGDIRTFEPDATDNEGDSPRVLRLGGGVTFNRPLSPNPYERSEWTASAGLQYQRVSTRDADGNVRPEGAVFQDGIAGETVPLSFSGEGEDDLVLLQLGAQRDLRNNPLQPTNGSFLRFGVDQSVPVGLGSILLTRLRGNYSQYLPVSLTSFAPGPQTLAFNLQGGTILGDLPPYEAFTLGGSNSVRGYEEGALTSGRSYVQASVEYRFPVFSVVSGALFFDVGSDLGTTTRPAEVLNKNGSGYGYGLGVRVQSPLGPIRIDYGINDDGDSRINFGIGERF, encoded by the coding sequence ATGCGTTTATCTCCCGTATGGGTGGCAATGGTAGCAATTGCAACGCCATTAGGCGGCTCCCCCAGCGCAAATGCCCAAACCATTAATAGTTCAAAACAAACAGCAGAGGTTTTCACACCTGAGATTAATCAAGCAGTTCCAGCAAGTGAAATTCTAAACTTTCACTCCAACTCCACAGAAAATCAGTCTGTTGTCCCAGTTTTCTCAGCTAAATCAGTTCAGAAGACTAAATCAGAGGTCATAATTCCGACCTTGACAACACCCGAAGTTGCTCAAACCTCTGAGACAACGGCAAATTTGCTCATCCAACAGCCTAATTCTGTGGCAAAAATTGCACCCCCAGTAATTGGCCAGGCGGTACCCTCACCAACCCCTGAAACTACTCCAAACCTGGAAAATTCCAATACTCCCAACGCCACCCCAAATGCTGAAGAACCTCGCGTCCTGGTATCAGAAGTAGTTGTTAGACCTGAGACAGGAGAACTAACACCGGAACTGGAAAACCAAGTTTTCCGAGTAATTGGAACTCAACCCGGTCGGACAACAACCCGCTCTCAGCTGCAAGAAGATATTAACGCCATCTTTGGTACTGGCTTCTTCGCCAACGTTCAGGCAGTGCCAGAAGATACGCCGTTGGGTGTGCGAGTGAGCTTTGTCGTCCAAGCCAACCCTGTCTTGAGTAAGGTAGAAGTGCAAGCCAATCCGGGAACTGATGTTCCCTCTGTACTGCCTCCTAGCACTGTGGATGAAGTCTTTAGTGAGCAATATGGTCAAGTCCTGAACCTGCGGGAATTGCAAGAAAATATTAAGCAGTTAACCCAGAAGTATCAAGAAAAAGGTTACGTACTCGCCAACGTCATTGGCTCGCCACAGATATCCGAAAACGGTGTTGTTACTCTGCAAGTAGCCGAAGGGGTAGTAGAAAATATTAAAGTCCGGTTCCGCGATCGCGAAGGTCGGGAAACAGACGAGAAAGGAGAACCCATTGCGGGTCGGACACAGGAATATATCATTACGCGAGAATTAGAGTTAAGTCCAGGAGATGTATTTAACCGCGACACAGTACAAAAAGACCTACAGAGAGTATTTGGACTAGGGCTATTTGAAGATGTCAATGTCTCCCTTGACCCTGGTACTGACCCGACTAAAGTCGATGTCGTGGTGAATGTAGCCGAACGTAGCACTGGTTCCATTGCAGCAGGAGCCGGGTTTAGTTCTGCCAGTGGATTATTTGGTACTGTAAGTTATCAGCAGCAAAACCTCGCAGGCAGAAACCAAAACCTGGGAGCCGAAGTACAGGTGGGACAACGGGAACTGCTGTTTGACCTCCGGTTTACAGACCCCTGGATTGCAGGTGACCCCTACAGAACTTCTTATACAGCCAACCTGTTTCGCCGCAGTTCCATTTCATTGATTTTTGATGGACAAGACGGTGATATTAGGACATTTGAACCAGACGCAACAGATAACGAAGGCGATAGCCCTCGTGTTCTCCGACTAGGTGGTGGTGTTACCTTTAACCGACCATTATCTCCCAACCCCTACGAGAGATCAGAATGGACTGCTTCAGCCGGATTGCAGTATCAACGAGTTTCTACCCGTGATGCCGATGGTAATGTCCGACCAGAAGGAGCTGTGTTCCAGGATGGAATCGCCGGAGAAACAGTTCCCCTGAGCTTCTCAGGAGAAGGTGAAGATGATTTGGTGCTATTACAACTAGGCGCACAACGCGACCTCCGTAATAACCCCTTACAACCAACCAATGGTTCCTTCCTGCGCTTTGGGGTCGATCAGTCTGTACCAGTAGGACTAGGTAGCATTTTGCTCACTAGATTACGAGGTAACTATAGCCAATACTTACCCGTGAGTTTGACTAGCTTCGCCCCAGGGCCACAAACCCTCGCTTTTAACCTGCAAGGGGGTACAATTCTGGGTGACTTACCTCCCTATGAAGCTTTTACCCTTGGCGGTAGCAACTCTGTTAGAGGTTATGAAGAAGGAGCTTTAACTAGTGGACGCAGTTATGTCCAAGCATCTGTTGAGTATCGCTTCCCTGTTTTCTCCGTAGTCAGTGGCGCACTGTTTTTTGATGTTGGTAGTGATTTAGGAACTACAACTAGACCGGCTGAAGTCCTCAACAAAAACGGTAGTGGTTACGGCTATGGACTCGGTGTGCGTGTACAATCCCCACTAGGCCCCATTCGTATTGACTACGGTATTAACGATGACGGCGATAGTCGCATCAATTTTGGCATTGGGGAAAGATTTTAA
- the fabZ gene encoding 3-hydroxyacyl-ACP dehydratase FabZ, with product MAIVTEVNSPDTTEPTSTEEQTTEIKTTFSSVEIQKLLPHRYPFLLVDKIIDYVPGKLAVGVKNITVNEPQFTGHFPEQPLMPGVLIVEAMAQVGGIILKQLPGLEDGLFVFAGIDKVRFRRQVVPGDQLVMTVELLWIKQRRFSKMQARAEVDGQLAAEGELMFSLIK from the coding sequence ATGGCAATCGTCACTGAAGTGAATAGTCCCGATACAACTGAACCTACATCTACTGAAGAACAGACTACTGAAATTAAAACCACATTTTCATCTGTAGAAATTCAGAAGTTGCTCCCGCACCGTTACCCATTTTTACTTGTAGATAAAATCATTGACTATGTGCCAGGAAAATTGGCTGTAGGTGTGAAAAACATCACGGTCAACGAACCCCAGTTTACCGGACATTTCCCAGAACAACCACTGATGCCTGGAGTGCTAATTGTTGAGGCGATGGCACAGGTAGGAGGCATTATTTTGAAGCAATTACCTGGGTTGGAGGATGGACTATTCGTTTTTGCTGGTATCGATAAAGTGCGCTTCCGCCGCCAAGTCGTTCCCGGAGATCAGCTAGTGATGACAGTGGAACTGTTGTGGATAAAGCAACGTCGTTTCAGTAAAATGCAAGCCCGTGCTGAGGTTGACGGACAACTGGCTGCTGAAGGCGAATTAATGTTTTCTCTCATTAAGTAA
- a CDS encoding prohibitin family protein has protein sequence MRNVSRNLDTNFQYGFYIAGGIFILFLAITIRPFAIVNAGERGVLMRFGKVQEQVLGEGLHPIMPIVTSVKRLNVRVQKNTFKSDAASKDLQTITTELAVNWHIDPLRVNKIFQQVGDENLIIDGIITPAVSEVLKAATAKKTAEEVITKRTELKEEIDNHLKNRLESYGIIIDDVSLVNFSFSPEFSRAIESKQIAEQEAKQAEFIAQKATQEAQADINRAKGQAEAQRLQRLTLTPDLLQKQAIEKWDGRFPTVMSGNGALPLININPSSLASGNQQQ, from the coding sequence ATGCGTAATGTGAGCAGAAATCTTGATACTAACTTTCAGTATGGATTTTATATTGCTGGAGGAATATTTATCTTATTTTTGGCAATTACGATCCGTCCTTTTGCCATTGTAAATGCTGGTGAACGGGGTGTACTCATGCGGTTTGGCAAAGTGCAGGAGCAAGTTTTAGGCGAAGGTCTACATCCAATTATGCCAATTGTCACATCAGTTAAAAGGCTAAATGTTCGCGTTCAAAAAAATACTTTTAAATCTGATGCAGCTTCCAAAGACCTGCAAACAATCACGACAGAATTGGCGGTAAACTGGCACATTGATCCGCTAAGAGTAAATAAAATTTTTCAACAAGTTGGAGATGAAAATCTAATTATTGATGGAATTATTACCCCAGCAGTTTCCGAAGTTTTGAAAGCAGCTACTGCTAAAAAAACTGCCGAAGAAGTGATTACGAAAAGAACGGAATTAAAGGAAGAAATTGATAATCATCTCAAAAACCGTTTAGAAAGTTACGGTATTATTATAGATGATGTTTCTTTAGTGAATTTTTCCTTTTCTCCAGAGTTTAGTAGAGCAATTGAATCGAAACAAATAGCTGAACAAGAGGCTAAACAAGCAGAGTTTATTGCTCAGAAAGCGACTCAAGAAGCCCAAGCAGATATCAACCGCGCCAAAGGACAAGCGGAAGCACAAAGATTACAAAGGCTAACTTTAACGCCAGATTTATTACAAAAGCAAGCGATAGAAAAATGGGATGGCCGTTTTCCCACAGTGATGAGTGGTAACGGTGCGTTGCCTTTAATTAACATTAATCCTAGTAGTTTAGCAAGTGGAAATCAGCAACAATAA
- the lpxB gene encoding lipid-A-disaccharide synthase — translation MRIFISTGEVSGDLQGSLLITAIQRRAAAANLQLEIVALGGEKMAAAGATILGKTSGIGSMGLIESLPYVFPTLQVQRRAIAFLKENPPDLVVLIDYMGPNLGIGTYMQKHLPQVPVVYYIAPQEWAWSMGLRNTSRIVGFTDKLLAIFPEEARYFRENGAEVSWVGHPLVDRMQDAPSRSVARAKLQIPPEQKAIALLPASRRQELKYLLPVIFAAAQTIQAKLPEVHFWIPLSLEAYREPIEAAIQSYGLRATVLSGQQKEVFAAADFAISKSGTVNLELALLNVPQVVVYRLNPITVWIARKILKGSIVFASPPNLVVMREIIPELLQEQATAENIIQASMELLLNSELRAQTLADYAEMRQLLGEVGVCDRVAQEILQMLPEVGE, via the coding sequence ATGCGGATATTTATCAGCACTGGCGAGGTATCTGGCGATTTGCAAGGTTCATTGCTGATTACAGCTATCCAGCGTCGAGCTGCTGCGGCTAATTTGCAATTAGAAATTGTGGCGCTGGGTGGGGAAAAAATGGCAGCAGCCGGAGCTACTATTTTGGGTAAAACCAGTGGTATTGGCTCGATGGGTTTGATAGAGTCTTTGCCTTATGTTTTCCCGACTCTTCAGGTACAACGGCGAGCGATCGCCTTTCTTAAAGAAAATCCCCCTGATTTAGTGGTACTAATTGATTATATGGGGCCAAATCTCGGTATTGGTACTTATATGCAAAAGCATTTACCACAAGTACCAGTGGTTTATTACATCGCTCCCCAAGAGTGGGCTTGGTCAATGGGTTTGCGTAATACATCCCGAATTGTCGGTTTTACAGATAAACTCTTGGCTATTTTTCCCGAAGAAGCCCGTTATTTTCGCGAGAACGGCGCAGAAGTTAGCTGGGTCGGTCATCCCCTTGTTGACCGGATGCAAGACGCACCCAGTCGCTCAGTAGCCCGCGCAAAATTGCAAATTCCACCAGAACAAAAGGCGATCGCACTACTTCCCGCTTCTCGTCGTCAAGAACTAAAATATCTTTTACCGGTGATTTTTGCAGCTGCTCAAACGATTCAAGCTAAATTACCAGAAGTTCATTTTTGGATTCCCCTGTCGTTAGAAGCTTACAGAGAACCAATCGAAGCCGCAATTCAAAGTTATGGTTTGCGGGCGACAGTTTTATCTGGTCAACAAAAAGAAGTTTTTGCCGCAGCTGATTTTGCTATCAGTAAATCTGGTACAGTCAATCTGGAACTGGCTTTATTAAATGTGCCGCAAGTTGTGGTTTACCGCCTCAATCCCATTACGGTTTGGATTGCGCGTAAAATTCTCAAAGGGTCGATAGTTTTTGCTTCGCCACCTAATTTAGTGGTAATGAGGGAAATTATACCAGAGTTATTACAAGAGCAAGCTACAGCAGAGAATATTATTCAAGCATCGATGGAATTACTGCTAAATTCTGAACTTAGAGCGCAAACTTTGGCAGATTATGCCGAAATGCGGCAGCTTTTGGGCGAAGTGGGAGTATGCGATCGCGTTGCTCAAGAAATTTTGCAAATGCTACCAGAAGTTGGGGAGTAG
- a CDS encoding DNA cytosine methyltransferase, translating to MRKKRPIAVDLFAGAGGMTLGFEQAGFDVLASVEIDPIHCATHEFNFPFWRVLCKPVEETTSQEIRQSSSIGDREIDVVFGGPPCQGFSLIGKRSFEDPRNSLVFHYIRLVLELSPKFFVIENVKGMTAGNHQAFIAEIINKFASNGYKVRQKYQVLNAAHFGVPQNRERLFILGCRNDLELPNYPEAITQRAKPKKSGLPHELNLSPTVWEALQDLPEIEKYSELYQRDWVVTDFGKPSNYGRLLRGLGSTNNDYSYQRQYDSRILTSSLRTQHNLETVTRFAATPYGKTEKISRFHKLDPQGICNTLRAGTPSNQGAFTSPRPIHPFIPRCITVREAARLHSYPDWFRFHVTKWHGFRQIGNSVPPLLAKAVALEIIKSLDIKLDKPTTIKHLGDDSLLSLSMTQAAKYFEVNPHTIEPRVRKSNIPIFT from the coding sequence ATGAGAAAAAAACGGCCGATTGCAGTTGATTTATTTGCTGGTGCTGGTGGGATGACCCTCGGATTTGAACAAGCTGGTTTTGATGTACTTGCATCTGTAGAAATAGACCCCATACACTGTGCAACACACGAGTTTAATTTTCCTTTTTGGCGTGTTTTGTGTAAGCCTGTTGAAGAAACTACCAGTCAAGAGATTAGACAAAGTTCATCAATTGGCGATCGCGAAATTGATGTAGTGTTTGGTGGTCCCCCCTGTCAGGGGTTTTCATTAATAGGGAAACGTTCTTTTGAAGACCCTAGAAATTCTTTAGTATTTCATTATATTAGATTAGTATTAGAACTCAGCCCCAAGTTTTTTGTAATTGAAAACGTCAAAGGAATGACGGCTGGAAATCATCAAGCATTTATTGCAGAAATCATTAATAAATTTGCCAGCAATGGTTACAAAGTCCGCCAAAAATATCAAGTTTTAAATGCTGCTCATTTTGGAGTACCACAAAATCGGGAAAGATTATTTATTCTGGGTTGTCGTAATGACTTAGAATTACCAAATTATCCAGAAGCAATTACTCAACGAGCGAAACCAAAGAAATCAGGATTACCTCATGAATTAAACTTAAGTCCGACAGTGTGGGAAGCACTTCAAGACTTACCCGAAATAGAAAAATATAGCGAATTATATCAACGTGATTGGGTAGTTACAGATTTTGGTAAGCCCAGTAATTATGGTCGCCTACTGCGTGGGCTAGGTTCTACAAATAATGACTATTCATATCAGCGTCAGTATGACTCTAGAATCCTGACATCCAGTTTAAGAACACAGCATAATTTAGAAACAGTCACCAGATTTGCAGCTACACCTTATGGTAAAACCGAAAAAATTAGCCGTTTCCATAAGCTTGATCCTCAAGGAATTTGTAATACCCTCAGAGCCGGAACTCCTAGTAATCAAGGTGCTTTTACTTCCCCTAGACCAATTCATCCGTTTATCCCCAGATGTATAACGGTGCGGGAAGCAGCACGTTTACATTCTTATCCAGATTGGTTTAGGTTTCATGTCACAAAATGGCATGGATTTCGACAAATAGGAAATTCTGTTCCTCCTTTATTAGCTAAAGCTGTCGCTTTAGAAATCATTAAATCTTTAGATATAAAGTTAGATAAACCCACAACGATAAAACATTTAGGGGATGATAGTTTACTAAGTCTTAGTATGACGCAAGCGGCTAAATACTTTGAAGTGAATCCTCATACTATAGAGCCTAGAGTCAGAAAATCAAATATACCGATTTTCACCTGA
- the lpxA gene encoding acyl-ACP--UDP-N-acetylglucosamine O-acyltransferase, whose translation MKTLIHPTAVVHPKSELHPTVQVGAYAVIGPHVKVGMETIIGAHVVLEGPCEIGTRNQIFPGAAIGMEPQDLKFVGEPTWVKIGDNNLIREYVTINRATGAGEATVIGNNNLLMAYVHVAHNCIIEDNVIIPNSVALAGHVHIESRARLGGVLGVHQFVRIGQHAMVGGMARIDRDVPPYMLVEGNPARVRTLNLVGLKRSGMSSSDLQVLKKAFRILYRSGLSFKEALEQLEQLGETEQLQYLRRFLRLSQMSGRRGLIPGRKKSDASDES comes from the coding sequence TTGAAGACGCTTATTCATCCAACTGCTGTAGTTCATCCTAAATCGGAACTCCACCCAACAGTGCAAGTCGGTGCCTATGCTGTGATTGGACCTCATGTCAAAGTTGGCATGGAAACAATTATTGGCGCTCATGTCGTGCTAGAAGGGCCTTGTGAGATTGGGACGCGAAATCAAATTTTTCCAGGCGCTGCTATCGGTATGGAACCCCAGGATCTCAAGTTTGTGGGAGAACCAACTTGGGTCAAAATTGGTGACAATAATTTGATTCGTGAGTATGTCACTATTAACCGTGCGACTGGTGCTGGTGAAGCTACGGTGATTGGCAATAATAACCTTTTAATGGCTTATGTACACGTAGCTCATAATTGCATAATTGAAGATAATGTCATCATTCCTAACTCCGTAGCATTGGCTGGTCATGTCCACATAGAGTCACGCGCTAGGCTGGGTGGAGTTTTAGGTGTGCATCAATTTGTACGCATTGGTCAACACGCAATGGTCGGGGGTATGGCACGTATTGACCGGGATGTTCCTCCTTATATGTTGGTGGAGGGAAATCCAGCACGAGTCAGAACTCTGAATTTAGTCGGACTGAAACGTTCTGGGATGAGTTCAAGCGACTTGCAAGTTCTTAAAAAAGCGTTTCGGATTCTTTATCGCTCTGGCTTAAGTTTTAAGGAGGCTTTGGAACAGCTGGAACAGCTGGGCGAAACTGAACAATTGCAATACCTGCGTCGTTTTTTGCGCCTTTCTCAAATGTCTGGAAGACGTGGTTTAATTCCAGGAAGGAAAAAATCAGACGCAAGTGATGAGTCTTAA
- a CDS encoding FHA domain-containing protein: MNALTLQWHDTGQDRVQNIYEQQPSKNPNTVRIGRDPLRCDIVLSNPTVSGLHVEIFFHTQQQCFYIRNLRSPNPPIIDGQQLIQGEMPLNQGSIIYLGQAKLQVTNVAINNIPPTILAPPQPPIPLSHHHHSPTPAAPPQGIYGLECPKCYKVSPVENLQIGCPWCGTSLAASVSVLVAPNH, from the coding sequence ATGAACGCACTAACTTTACAGTGGCATGATACAGGCCAAGATAGAGTTCAGAACATTTACGAGCAACAGCCAAGTAAAAATCCTAACACCGTCCGCATCGGTCGCGATCCACTGCGGTGTGACATTGTTTTGAGTAACCCGACTGTATCCGGTTTACACGTAGAAATATTTTTTCACACCCAGCAGCAATGCTTTTATATCAGAAATTTGCGATCGCCTAACCCCCCAATCATCGATGGACAGCAATTAATCCAAGGTGAAATGCCTTTAAATCAAGGCAGTATCATCTATTTGGGTCAAGCAAAACTTCAAGTTACTAACGTTGCTATTAACAACATTCCACCAACAATTTTAGCACCACCACAACCACCAATCCCACTGAGTCATCATCACCATTCACCCACACCCGCAGCACCACCACAAGGAATTTATGGTTTAGAGTGTCCCAAATGTTATAAAGTTTCACCTGTGGAAAATCTGCAAATTGGTTGTCCTTGGTGTGGTACATCTTTAGCAGCATCAGTAAGTGTCTTAGTAGCACCCAATCATTAG
- the lpxC gene encoding UDP-3-O-acyl-N-acetylglucosamine deacetylase: protein MQQHTIAGEITQAGVGLHSGVITNVRILPSEPDTGRYFVRVDLPDLPIIPAQVAAVNQTLLSTQLGKGEACIRTVEHLLAALAGMSVDNARIEIDGSEVPLLDGSARVWTESIAQVGLVSQPISNPVPWVVKEPIWIYENDAFACALPASTTRFSYEIDFALSAIGNQWHSWSLSGSFAQEIAPARTFGLLHQIEHLQKTGLIKGGSLDNALVFGSEGLVNPPLRFENEPVRHKILDLVGDLSLLGTFPQAHFLAYKASHNLHIQLARKIWELQLAKV, encoded by the coding sequence ATGCAACAGCACACCATAGCCGGGGAAATCACCCAAGCTGGAGTGGGACTGCATAGTGGTGTCATTACCAATGTACGGATATTACCCTCTGAACCAGATACTGGACGCTATTTTGTGCGGGTCGATTTACCAGATTTACCAATCATTCCCGCCCAAGTTGCAGCCGTCAATCAAACTCTTCTCTCCACTCAATTGGGTAAGGGTGAAGCCTGTATTCGCACAGTAGAGCATTTATTAGCCGCCCTTGCGGGAATGTCGGTGGATAACGCCCGCATTGAAATTGATGGTTCAGAAGTACCACTATTAGACGGTTCTGCAAGGGTTTGGACAGAAAGTATTGCTCAAGTTGGCTTGGTATCACAACCCATTAGCAACCCAGTTCCTTGGGTGGTGAAAGAACCAATCTGGATCTATGAAAATGATGCTTTTGCTTGCGCCCTCCCCGCATCAACAACTCGTTTTAGTTACGAAATTGATTTTGCACTATCGGCTATTGGTAATCAATGGCACAGTTGGTCACTGAGTGGCAGTTTTGCCCAGGAAATTGCTCCGGCTCGTACTTTTGGTTTACTGCATCAAATTGAACATTTACAAAAAACCGGGTTAATTAAAGGTGGTAGCTTGGATAATGCCCTGGTTTTTGGATCTGAAGGTTTGGTAAATCCACCATTAAGATTTGAAAATGAACCAGTTCGTCATAAAATATTAGATTTAGTAGGAGATTTGAGTTTATTGGGAACTTTTCCGCAAGCTCATTTTTTAGCATATAAAGCCAGCCACAATTTACACATTCAACTGGCGCGGAAAATTTGGGAATTGCAATTGGCTAAAGTCTAA